A window of the Burkholderia sp. 9120 genome harbors these coding sequences:
- a CDS encoding copper chaperone PCu(A)C, with product MNTSRQLLLAALLCGASLQAFAAAPAPASVSDCWIRALPGDLPKGGYFKAHNAGDQPVNLVGISSNAFGMAMLHQTQSQGSTSSMAMIEQVAVPAHGTLEFAPGNYHAMLEEPKQALKVGSSIPLTFSFSNGQKVTASCAVKSAGTMGQ from the coding sequence ATGAATACATCGCGTCAACTTCTCCTCGCCGCCTTGCTGTGCGGTGCCTCGTTGCAAGCATTCGCGGCCGCTCCCGCGCCCGCGAGCGTGTCCGATTGCTGGATCCGCGCGTTGCCGGGCGATCTGCCCAAGGGCGGCTATTTCAAGGCTCATAACGCCGGCGACCAGCCGGTGAATCTCGTCGGCATCAGCTCGAACGCGTTCGGCATGGCGATGCTGCATCAGACGCAAAGCCAGGGCAGCACGTCGTCGATGGCGATGATCGAACAGGTCGCGGTGCCCGCGCACGGCACGCTCGAGTTTGCGCCGGGCAATTATCATGCGATGCTGGAAGAGCCCAAGCAGGCGCTCAAGGTCGGCTCGTCGATTCCGCTGACCTTCTCGTTCAGCAACGGCCAGAAAGTCACCGCTTCCTGCGCCGTGAAGAGTGCGGGTACGATGGGTCAGTGA
- a CDS encoding DUF2282 domain-containing protein yields MNSKLGRPALIAAALAGLAAAPITAAHAEEKVQCYGIAKAGQNDCASKTGVHSCAGEAKIDNDQGDFKTVPKGTCKKMGGKIDGQT; encoded by the coding sequence ATGAACTCGAAACTTGGTCGACCGGCCTTGATCGCAGCCGCGCTCGCCGGCCTCGCGGCAGCGCCCATCACCGCGGCACACGCCGAAGAAAAAGTGCAGTGCTACGGCATCGCCAAAGCCGGCCAGAACGACTGCGCGAGCAAGACCGGCGTACATAGCTGCGCCGGCGAAGCGAAGATCGACAACGATCAGGGCGACTTCAAAACCGTCCCGAAGGGCACCTGCAAAAAGATGGGCGGCAAGATCGACGGACAGACCTAG
- a CDS encoding DUF692 domain-containing protein, with product MSSTPLPPTNANASAHAPPRGVGIGLRHAHYRDFLDATPPVDWVEVHSENYFGDGGFDLHVLHTVRRDLPVSLHGVGLGLGSATPLDTQHVAKLKRLVDRIEPALVSEHLCWGATAAAHLNDLLPMPLTDAALTLLCARVGELQDALGRPVLLENVSTYVRFRDDQYGETAFLAELAARSGCGVLLDVNNLYVNQCNHGEDAMVAMNALPRGVVGEIHLAGHSVTDVAVIDDHGSRVADPVWALYEYAVRRFGAIPALIEWDTDLPALAILLEEANRAREVQSAVHAARLALSGDPKNHARLA from the coding sequence GTGTCATCTACTCCGCTGCCTCCAACGAACGCCAACGCATCGGCGCACGCGCCGCCGCGCGGCGTCGGCATCGGCTTGCGTCACGCGCACTACCGCGATTTCCTCGACGCAACGCCGCCAGTTGATTGGGTCGAGGTCCACAGCGAAAACTATTTCGGCGACGGCGGTTTCGATCTGCATGTGCTACACACGGTGCGTCGCGATCTACCCGTCAGTCTGCATGGCGTCGGCCTCGGTCTCGGCTCGGCGACACCGCTCGACACGCAGCACGTCGCGAAGTTGAAACGCCTCGTCGATCGGATCGAGCCCGCGCTCGTTTCCGAGCATCTGTGCTGGGGCGCGACGGCGGCCGCTCATCTGAACGATCTGCTGCCCATGCCGCTAACCGACGCGGCGCTCACGCTGCTGTGCGCGCGCGTCGGCGAGTTGCAGGATGCGTTGGGCCGGCCGGTTCTGCTGGAAAACGTCTCCACGTACGTCCGATTCCGCGACGATCAGTACGGCGAGACAGCCTTTCTCGCTGAACTCGCGGCGCGGTCGGGTTGCGGCGTACTGCTCGATGTGAACAACCTGTACGTGAATCAATGCAATCACGGCGAGGACGCCATGGTGGCGATGAACGCGCTGCCGCGCGGCGTGGTCGGCGAAATTCATCTTGCGGGTCACAGCGTGACGGACGTGGCCGTGATCGACGATCACGGTTCTCGCGTCGCGGACCCGGTGTGGGCGCTGTATGAGTACGCGGTACGACGGTTCGGCGCGATACCGGCGTTGATCGAATGGGACACCGATCTGCCTGCGCTGGCTATTCTGCTGGAAGAAGCCAACCGCGCCCGTGAGGTTCAAAGCGCGGTTCACGCTGCACGGCTGGCGCTTAGCGGAGACCCAAAGAACCATGCGCGCCTCGCTTGA
- a CDS encoding DNA-binding domain-containing protein, translating into MRASLESLQHLFAESLETEQRPVLAQLRTDAALQKRIDLYRNNVRAHRRDALASAYPVLRALVGERYFGALSNAYAHEHPSQSGDLNRFGAALPDFIGRYETDAPYRYFADLTRLEWSLHVAYYAADTATLTQQEWAAIRPDDLLDAQLAIHPACALVASRYAIADIWTAHQPDGSLPTQIDSPTYALVVRPHWRPEVLVQSAAAHAAFGALQRGATLNEALDAAFEIDDEFNFTSQWREWIAASAITGLVHGTPPQAEFTPTPGP; encoded by the coding sequence ATGCGCGCCTCGCTTGAGTCACTGCAGCACCTGTTTGCCGAGTCGCTGGAGACGGAACAGCGGCCTGTGCTTGCGCAACTGCGCACCGATGCCGCGCTTCAAAAGCGCATCGATCTCTATCGAAACAACGTTCGCGCTCATCGCCGCGATGCGCTCGCAAGCGCCTATCCCGTGTTGCGGGCGCTGGTCGGCGAGCGCTACTTCGGCGCACTGTCGAACGCTTACGCACACGAACATCCGTCGCAAAGCGGCGATCTGAATCGCTTCGGTGCCGCGCTGCCGGATTTCATCGGCCGTTACGAAACTGACGCACCGTACCGCTATTTCGCCGACCTCACGCGACTCGAATGGTCGCTGCACGTGGCGTACTACGCGGCTGACACGGCGACGCTCACGCAGCAGGAATGGGCCGCAATCCGTCCTGACGATCTGCTCGATGCACAACTCGCGATCCACCCCGCTTGTGCGTTGGTTGCTTCGCGTTACGCCATCGCCGATATCTGGACCGCCCATCAACCGGACGGCTCGTTGCCGACGCAGATCGATTCGCCGACTTACGCTTTAGTTGTGCGTCCGCATTGGCGCCCTGAAGTACTCGTTCAATCCGCAGCCGCACACGCAGCGTTCGGCGCGCTGCAACGCGGAGCGACACTCAATGAAGCACTCGACGCAGCCTTTGAGATCGACGACGAATTCAATTTCACGTCGCAATGGCGCGAATGGATCGCCGCGTCCGCGATCACCGGCCTCGTGCACGGCACGCCGCCGCAGGCCGAATTCACGCCGACACCCGGACCGTAA